A region from the Candidatus Electrothrix scaldis genome encodes:
- a CDS encoding ATP-binding protein — MLPGYLFLHIKKVAQDLQFALKVFDVLPLYGILFDRDGTVIMANKTFLDTTGLQKERIRGMSAGELETYYVDLRKHLAALEIHDTCTFRGQLIGENGDCFPVEHTLAHVVDGKREVITSISHKIEGRTLTEERREAEKEIEKANQRKRQFIANINHEIRTPMNAIVGYAEMLAESSLGEQQQRHVEIIKKNSAHLISIVNDIVELSKLETGKVRLLKSTVNLRVAIEQLHELFADQAKGKHLEFTYQVDPTLPEHYILDANHCRQILSNLISNAIKYTDAGSITLSVTGSKKRAAWHEISFRITDTGRGMSAQEQETLLELIAQQKETVTIHDGKCLGLTLSARLAQIMGGEVSLESVRGKGSTFRFTLLAAVTDEERVSEKRGEEPQCPHVKRKKHPVILVVDDMPEMSHLVKIYFTGTAIRVLEATNREKCLEHAFQQRPDLILMDLNLAGSDGREITQYLRNDPRTKHIPVIVMTGMMLENKSIKPLFDDFLGKPFHLRDLRRIVDKYIQVTPDTVCVADGKTKESVPDPNQIALFWNEELDELYREAEMSGSLDVASELGEMMQEQGQQVHSLALLEMGEKIQQAALHLDIQGVDHYLAVLETIARKER, encoded by the coding sequence ATGTTGCCGGGATACCTCTTTCTTCATATAAAAAAAGTGGCTCAGGATTTACAATTCGCATTAAAGGTCTTCGATGTTCTGCCCCTGTATGGGATTTTATTTGACCGTGACGGTACTGTTATCATGGCGAACAAAACCTTTCTCGATACCACCGGGTTGCAGAAAGAAAGAATACGAGGTATGTCGGCAGGGGAGCTGGAAACGTATTATGTTGATCTGAGGAAACATCTTGCTGCCTTGGAAATACACGACACCTGCACTTTTCGCGGTCAGTTGATCGGAGAAAATGGGGACTGTTTTCCGGTCGAGCACACCTTAGCCCATGTTGTTGATGGCAAACGAGAGGTTATTACCAGTATAAGTCATAAGATCGAAGGACGGACCCTGACAGAAGAACGGCGTGAGGCAGAAAAAGAGATCGAAAAGGCCAATCAAAGAAAACGCCAGTTCATTGCCAATATCAATCATGAGATCCGCACCCCGATGAACGCCATTGTCGGGTATGCTGAGATGCTTGCCGAATCAAGCCTTGGCGAACAGCAACAGCGCCATGTAGAAATTATTAAGAAAAATAGCGCCCACCTCATCAGTATTGTTAATGATATTGTCGAACTTTCCAAGCTGGAAACCGGTAAAGTCCGCCTGCTCAAGTCCACAGTCAATCTGCGCGTAGCAATTGAACAGCTTCATGAGCTGTTTGCTGATCAGGCCAAGGGGAAACATCTTGAATTTACCTATCAGGTTGATCCTACCCTCCCGGAACATTACATCCTTGATGCCAATCATTGTCGCCAGATTCTTAGTAACCTTATAAGTAATGCCATTAAATACACAGATGCAGGCAGTATTACCCTCTCTGTAACTGGGAGTAAGAAAAGAGCTGCATGGCACGAGATAAGCTTCCGTATCACAGATACCGGCAGAGGGATGAGCGCGCAGGAGCAGGAAACTCTTCTTGAGCTGATAGCCCAGCAAAAAGAAACTGTCACAATTCACGACGGGAAATGTCTCGGCTTAACCCTCAGTGCCCGCCTAGCCCAGATCATGGGAGGAGAAGTCAGCCTGGAGAGCGTGAGAGGCAAGGGAAGTACCTTCAGATTCACCCTGCTGGCTGCTGTAACTGATGAGGAAAGAGTTTCTGAGAAGCGCGGGGAAGAGCCTCAGTGTCCTCATGTGAAAAGAAAAAAACACCCTGTCATTCTCGTTGTTGATGATATGCCGGAGATGTCCCATCTTGTTAAAATATACTTTACTGGGACAGCGATCAGGGTGCTTGAGGCGACCAACCGGGAGAAATGCCTGGAGCATGCCTTTCAGCAACGACCGGATTTGATCCTGATGGATCTGAACCTGGCTGGAAGTGATGGCCGCGAGATCACCCAATATCTACGCAATGATCCACGGACCAAACATATCCCGGTTATCGTTATGACCGGGATGATGCTGGAAAATAAATCTATTAAACCGCTCTTTGATGATTTTCTTGGGAAGCCTTTCCATCTCCGTGATCTGCGCCGCATTGTTGACAAGTATATTCAGGTCACGCCGGATACCGTTTGTGTTGCTGATGGAAAAACTAAGGAGTCGGTTCCTGATCCCAACCAGATAGCACTCTTCTGGAACGAGGAACTTGATGAGCTGTACAGAGAGGCAGAGATGAGCGGGAGTCTTGATGTTGCCTCGGAACTTGGCGAGATGATGCAGGAGCAAGGGCAGCAGGTTCACTCGTTGGCCTTGCTGGAAATGGGCGAAAAAATACAACAGGCTGCTCTACATCTTGATATTCAGGGAGTGGATCATTATTTGGCCGTCCTGGAGACTATAGCAAGGAAAGAGAGATGA
- a CDS encoding pancreas/duodenum homeobox protein 1: MNDVFTDEVLQELFPPQRANDFFEALFGDANEGAYDISLRFEGHDEQQNTLHFNLDLHERPGRCLACNLTSGLPEVFSRHKIIDIQGLVTDVEKKLDGKAKCETWKLGRTQQPQKSLHSIPLQIDLG, encoded by the coding sequence ATGAATGACGTATTTACCGATGAGGTCCTACAGGAACTCTTTCCGCCCCAGCGTGCAAATGATTTTTTCGAAGCCCTGTTCGGCGATGCAAACGAAGGCGCTTATGATATCTCTCTTCGATTTGAGGGACATGACGAACAGCAGAACACCCTGCATTTCAATCTGGACTTGCACGAGCGACCAGGCCGTTGTCTGGCCTGCAACCTGACCAGTGGACTCCCTGAAGTATTCTCCCGTCATAAGATAATTGATATCCAGGGACTGGTAACGGACGTGGAAAAGAAGCTGGATGGCAAGGCGAAATGTGAGACCTGGAAGCTGGGCAGAACCCAACAGCCACAGAAGAGCTTGCATAGTATCCCCCTGCAGATCGATCTGGGCTAA
- a CDS encoding KamA family radical SAM protein: protein MTAWQDQLKHAITSPEHLAQTLQCNQDEIAEVAAHYPFRISPYYLELLQKVGEPLWRQAVPDIQELDDPQGMEDPLNEESLSAAPNLVHKYPDRALFLVSSQCAMYCRFCTRKRKVGKASMRITEKTIAAGLEYLRKTPQIREVLISGGDPLLLSDQALEKILRQVQEIEHIKVIRIGTRTPCTLPMRITPELVTMLKKYHPLYINTHFNHPAEITQEAEQACTLLADAGIPLGCQTVLLKGVNDSLPVMRDLLYRLLEVRIRPYYLMQADLTEGTAHFRTDIKTGIDIMRGLIGTVSGMAVPTYILDAPEGKGKIPLTPEYVTSHQKDKLEFLNYQGIPCSYPFTH, encoded by the coding sequence ATGACAGCCTGGCAGGATCAACTGAAGCACGCCATCACCAGTCCGGAACACCTCGCGCAGACTCTCCAGTGTAATCAAGATGAAATAGCAGAGGTTGCAGCCCACTACCCTTTTCGTATTTCACCGTATTATCTTGAGTTGCTCCAAAAGGTCGGTGAGCCACTCTGGCGACAAGCTGTACCTGATATCCAGGAATTGGATGATCCCCAAGGTATGGAGGACCCGCTGAACGAGGAATCCTTAAGCGCAGCACCGAATCTGGTCCATAAATATCCTGATAGGGCACTCTTCCTCGTCAGCAGTCAATGCGCTATGTATTGCCGTTTCTGCACCCGCAAGCGCAAAGTGGGTAAGGCCTCCATGCGAATCACAGAGAAGACCATTGCTGCGGGCCTGGAATATCTGCGTAAGACCCCGCAAATCCGTGAGGTCCTGATTTCCGGTGGTGATCCGCTGTTATTATCAGATCAGGCCCTGGAAAAAATCCTGCGTCAAGTGCAGGAGATTGAGCATATCAAGGTCATTCGTATCGGCACCAGAACGCCCTGCACTTTGCCGATGCGCATTACACCGGAGCTGGTGACGATGCTAAAAAAATATCATCCGCTCTACATTAATACCCATTTCAATCATCCTGCTGAGATAACCCAAGAGGCTGAGCAAGCCTGTACCTTATTAGCAGATGCTGGCATCCCTCTGGGCTGTCAGACCGTTCTTCTCAAGGGAGTCAATGATTCCCTTCCTGTGATGCGGGATTTACTCTATAGATTGCTGGAGGTTCGGATTCGACCCTATTATTTGATGCAGGCGGACTTAACAGAAGGGACTGCCCATTTTCGGACAGATATCAAGACTGGGATTGACATTATGCGGGGACTGATCGGTACGGTCTCAGGCATGGCTGTGCCCACCTATATTCTTGATGCCCCGGAAGGAAAAGGGAAAATTCCTCTGACACCGGAATATGTCACCTCGCATCAGAAGGATAAATTGGAATTCCTGAATTACCAGGGTATTCCCTGTTCCTATCCTTTTACCCACTGA
- a CDS encoding DUF3524 domain-containing protein codes for MSEFHLLLLEPYYGGSHKAFLDGLQQELACPCTLLSLPARKWKMRMQLAAPWFAERIKELINQGKRFDCILISTFLDLAVLRSLLSMQGVNLPLALYFHENQFSYPGQQPDPSWFQFAAMNFSSALCADRLAFNSHYNLESFLDGVRLVLHRSSDIDLRHLEQQIRDKACILYPGIDFRQIDALLANESGKGLGEKRKDEGPVLVWNHRWEHDKDPETFFYTLFELAEEYPFQVIVLGQHFRDQPEIFTQARRVLGDRLLHCGYAEGREDYVRLLRQGDYIVSTARHEFFGISVLEGVRAGCCPVVPDRLSYRELFPEKYRYPEGKLKEHLEKFLSAPSFFLKKEARCLTEPYSWPRLGRRYQAWLAGSGLASL; via the coding sequence TTGAGTGAATTTCACCTCCTCCTTCTGGAACCCTATTATGGGGGCTCGCATAAGGCCTTTCTGGATGGTCTGCAACAGGAGCTTGCCTGTCCCTGTACCCTACTATCTCTGCCTGCGCGAAAATGGAAGATGCGGATGCAGCTGGCTGCGCCTTGGTTTGCCGAACGCATCAAGGAGTTAATAAACCAAGGAAAGCGCTTCGACTGCATTCTGATCTCCACCTTTCTTGACCTTGCAGTATTGCGTAGCCTCCTCTCCATGCAAGGTGTCAATCTGCCCTTGGCGCTCTATTTCCACGAAAACCAGTTCAGTTATCCTGGGCAGCAGCCTGACCCTAGCTGGTTCCAGTTTGCCGCCATGAATTTCAGCTCCGCTCTGTGCGCGGACCGTCTGGCCTTTAACAGTCATTATAATCTGGAGAGCTTTCTTGACGGGGTTCGTCTGGTACTGCACAGGTCAAGCGACATCGACCTGCGCCATCTGGAGCAGCAGATCCGGGACAAGGCCTGCATCCTTTATCCGGGCATTGATTTTCGTCAGATTGACGCCTTGTTGGCAAATGAATCTGGCAAAGGGCTGGGCGAGAAGAGGAAAGATGAAGGGCCTGTTCTTGTCTGGAATCATCGCTGGGAGCATGATAAGGACCCGGAAACCTTTTTCTATACCCTGTTTGAGCTGGCGGAAGAATATCCCTTTCAGGTTATTGTCCTTGGTCAGCATTTTCGTGACCAGCCCGAAATTTTTACCCAAGCCCGCAGGGTGCTTGGTGATCGGCTGCTTCATTGTGGCTATGCAGAAGGTCGGGAAGATTATGTTCGTTTGCTCAGGCAAGGAGATTATATAGTCTCCACGGCTCGGCATGAGTTTTTCGGAATTTCGGTGTTAGAGGGGGTGCGGGCTGGCTGCTGTCCTGTTGTACCGGATCGCCTTTCCTACAGGGAGCTTTTTCCAGAAAAATATCGCTATCCAGAAGGAAAGCTCAAAGAGCATCTTGAGAAATTTCTTTCTGCCCCAAGCTTTTTTCTTAAAAAGGAGGCAAGGTGTTTAACGGAACCTTATAGCTGGCCCAGGCTTGGGCGGAGATATCAGGCTTGGCTAGCGGGCAGCGGCTTGGCCTCACTCTAA
- a CDS encoding ATP-dependent helicase: MKQNIFFNDPETAMESSENNKGQGTVNMESLNPSQYRAVTHDEGPVLVIAGAGSGKTRTLVHRMAWLLDQGVPPEAILLLTFTRRAAQEMLHRAARISGQSCTRVVGGTFHATANMLLRRYGHHLGFGAGFTIIDRGDAEGVVNLLRNSLGLAGAGKRFPSKRVILNLISGAINKSVNLEDLIFDTQGHLVEFSDDILRIRKDYEEFKLNNALMDYDDLLVNWQRLLSESTLARGEIASQFRYILVDEYQDTNLIQAQIVRLLAYGHDNVMVVGDDAQSIYSFRGADFYNIMRFPEQFPGADIIKLEQNYRSVQPVLALTNAIIAQAQEKYTKELFSEIEGGKKPILYPARNEAGEARFIVEKVKELVEDGTTSKEIAILFRSGFHSYKLEMELAAHSLDFEKRGGMKLTEASHIKDVLSFLRVLINNWDNLSWNRILLQLDKVGPKTAQKILDTITAEDKPIQALGKYKTTAKWLGALRKLAEAMAAMDRLDLTPSAIFDIVMEYYEPIFERIYHDDYPKRKRDLDQLKALIGGYGDLQSFVDDTALDPPESTPGAVEATPDKLILSTIHSAKGLEWDTVFVIGLAEGRFPHQKTIPGEQWEEERRLLYVAATRAKKQLYLTYPRTIMTPDRKFLNVVMSPFIREINPGLYVNKDAKPDYGQDFIAYRGNPDGVLPDPPSRKKETVSARTEFTKGMAVRHPFFGVGKIKDIPAPRRIEVRFDRHGDKLLHLDYAKLEIL, translated from the coding sequence ATGAAACAGAATATATTTTTTAATGACCCGGAAACAGCAATGGAAAGCTCGGAAAACAACAAGGGGCAAGGGACGGTGAATATGGAAAGCCTGAACCCATCCCAGTACAGAGCGGTTACGCACGATGAAGGACCAGTTTTGGTTATCGCCGGGGCAGGGAGCGGCAAGACTAGGACTCTGGTCCACCGTATGGCTTGGCTGCTGGACCAGGGCGTGCCACCGGAAGCCATCCTTTTGCTCACCTTTACCCGCCGGGCGGCGCAGGAGATGCTCCATCGCGCTGCGCGTATCTCCGGCCAATCCTGTACCAGAGTGGTGGGCGGTACCTTCCATGCCACTGCCAACATGCTGTTGCGCAGATATGGGCATCACCTGGGCTTTGGTGCGGGCTTCACCATTATTGATCGGGGTGATGCTGAGGGCGTGGTGAACCTGCTCCGCAACTCCCTGGGACTTGCTGGCGCTGGGAAACGTTTTCCCAGTAAGCGGGTTATCCTCAACCTCATATCCGGGGCTATTAATAAGTCTGTTAACCTGGAAGACCTGATTTTTGATACCCAGGGCCATCTGGTGGAGTTCTCCGACGATATCCTGAGAATCCGCAAGGACTATGAAGAGTTCAAGCTCAATAACGCCTTGATGGATTATGATGACCTGCTGGTCAATTGGCAGCGCCTGCTTAGCGAGTCCACCTTGGCGCGGGGAGAAATTGCTTCTCAGTTTCGCTATATTCTGGTGGATGAGTACCAGGATACCAACCTGATCCAGGCCCAGATCGTCCGCCTGCTGGCCTATGGTCACGATAACGTGATGGTGGTTGGTGATGATGCCCAGTCCATCTACAGTTTTCGTGGGGCGGATTTCTATAATATCATGCGCTTTCCAGAGCAGTTTCCCGGTGCTGATATCATCAAGCTGGAGCAAAATTATCGCTCGGTCCAGCCTGTCCTGGCCCTGACCAATGCCATTATTGCTCAGGCGCAGGAGAAATACACCAAGGAGCTGTTCAGCGAGATTGAAGGTGGGAAAAAACCAATTCTCTATCCGGCCCGCAACGAGGCAGGCGAGGCCCGCTTTATCGTGGAAAAGGTCAAGGAATTGGTGGAGGATGGCACGACGAGTAAGGAAATTGCGATCCTGTTCCGCTCAGGCTTTCATTCCTATAAGCTGGAAATGGAACTGGCTGCCCATTCCCTGGATTTTGAAAAACGGGGTGGGATGAAGCTGACCGAGGCTTCTCACATCAAGGATGTGCTCTCCTTTTTGCGGGTGCTGATTAATAACTGGGATAACCTTTCCTGGAACCGAATCCTCCTGCAACTGGATAAGGTCGGGCCGAAGACTGCCCAGAAAATCCTGGACACGATCACAGCTGAAGATAAACCCATTCAGGCCCTGGGTAAGTACAAGACCACAGCAAAATGGCTGGGAGCACTGAGGAAGCTGGCTGAAGCAATGGCGGCAATGGATCGTCTCGACCTGACGCCTTCAGCAATTTTCGATATAGTCATGGAGTATTACGAGCCCATCTTTGAACGAATCTATCATGATGATTATCCCAAGCGAAAACGGGATTTGGATCAGCTCAAGGCCCTCATCGGCGGCTATGGTGATCTGCAATCCTTTGTCGATGACACGGCCTTAGATCCACCGGAATCTACCCCTGGAGCCGTGGAGGCTACGCCAGACAAGCTAATACTCTCCACTATCCACTCGGCCAAGGGCCTGGAGTGGGATACTGTTTTTGTGATTGGTCTGGCTGAGGGTCGTTTCCCGCATCAAAAGACCATCCCTGGTGAGCAGTGGGAAGAGGAGCGGCGTCTGCTCTATGTTGCCGCAACTCGCGCTAAAAAACAACTCTACCTCACCTATCCCCGGACAATCATGACCCCGGATCGTAAATTCCTCAATGTGGTCATGTCTCCGTTTATTCGGGAAATCAACCCTGGTTTATACGTAAATAAGGATGCAAAACCGGATTATGGACAAGATTTTATTGCCTATCGGGGCAACCCGGACGGCGTTCTTCCTGATCCCCCCAGCCGAAAAAAGGAAACAGTGTCTGCCCGCACAGAGTTTACCAAAGGCATGGCAGTGCGCCATCCCTTTTTCGGGGTTGGCAAGATCAAGGATATTCCAGCCCCTCGCCGGATTGAGGTACGCTTTGATCGGCATGGGGACAAACTCCTGCATCTGGATTATGCCAAGCTGGAGATACTCTGA
- a CDS encoding response regulator has protein sequence MRRQPNKPLVLVVDDVPENIQIALSHLKGLDLEFAYATSGEQALARIKKRLPDLILMDVMMPGMNGFETMQELRSMPETHATPVIFLTARSEPEDVAKGFELGGVDYITKPFHGIELRSRVRNHLELHSYRVSLEQKVLDRTRETTLLKDITILAMGELAEHRDANTGGHINRTRFFVKALAEVLFDMGKFSDILTEDYIVLLYKTAPLHDIGKVAIRDSILLKEGRLTAEEFAEMKKHTIYGEEVIDKLSKMAGEPMAFLECARDMVGSHHEKHDGSGYPRGLKGDDIPLAGRIMAVADVYDALRTIRSYKKALDHEEAMYIMATEEGRARHFDPDVYDAFLAVEQEFAHIAEKHSKGIK, from the coding sequence ATGAGACGTCAACCCAATAAACCCCTGGTTTTAGTTGTTGATGATGTGCCAGAGAATATCCAGATTGCCCTCTCTCACCTAAAAGGCCTGGATCTTGAATTTGCCTATGCCACCTCTGGGGAGCAGGCTTTAGCGAGGATCAAGAAGCGTCTTCCTGACCTGATCCTTATGGATGTGATGATGCCGGGGATGAACGGTTTTGAAACCATGCAGGAGTTACGGAGCATGCCGGAGACCCATGCGACTCCTGTTATTTTTCTGACCGCCAGATCAGAGCCGGAAGATGTGGCTAAGGGCTTTGAGCTGGGCGGTGTGGATTATATCACCAAACCTTTCCACGGGATTGAATTGCGTTCCCGGGTCCGCAATCATCTTGAGCTGCACAGTTATCGGGTGAGCTTGGAGCAAAAAGTACTCGACCGAACCAGAGAAACAACTCTTCTTAAAGATATCACCATTCTGGCTATGGGTGAATTGGCTGAGCATAGGGATGCCAATACAGGAGGGCATATCAACCGTACCCGTTTTTTTGTCAAAGCACTGGCTGAAGTCCTGTTTGACATGGGTAAGTTCTCCGATATTCTCACTGAAGATTATATCGTCCTTCTCTATAAGACAGCTCCTCTTCATGACATCGGGAAAGTGGCAATTCGCGACTCCATCCTTCTGAAGGAAGGGCGTTTGACCGCCGAAGAGTTTGCGGAAATGAAGAAACACACGATCTATGGCGAAGAGGTCATTGATAAGCTGAGCAAGATGGCTGGGGAACCTATGGCCTTCTTGGAATGCGCCCGAGACATGGTGGGCAGTCATCATGAGAAGCATGACGGCAGCGGCTATCCCCGAGGCCTGAAGGGCGATGATATTCCTCTGGCGGGAAGAATTATGGCTGTGGCTGATGTTTATGATGCCTTACGGACTATTCGATCCTATAAAAAGGCGCTGGATCATGAGGAGGCTATGTACATTATGGCCACCGAAGAGGGCCGCGCTAGACATTTTGATCCTGATGTTTATGATGCTTTTCTTGCCGTTGAGCAGGAGTTTGCTCATATTGCGGAAAAGCACAGCAAGGGGATTAAGTAA
- a CDS encoding PD-(D/E)XK nuclease family transposase → MCRINFRVDFAFKKLFGSEENRELLISLISLINSIVSEKEQVRAWSGFFLE, encoded by the coding sequence ATGTGTCGTATAAATTTCAGAGTCGACTTTGCCTTTAAAAAACTCTTTGGCAGCGAAGAGAACAGAGAATTGCTGATTTCCCTGATTTCCCTGATCAATTCCATTGTCTCGGAAAAGGAGCAGGTCAGGGCCTGGAGTGGCTTTTTTCTTGAGTGA
- a CDS encoding shikimate kinase — MAENIILIGFMGVGKGQTARTLAEQTGRFTVDTDDLIESMVNMKIRTIFAKQGEPEFRRLEQKAADWLEYHVTGTVISTGGGFFKVRNLSRLGKVVYLHSSVEDIYQSICDHPNAKKKIKKRPLLKDLQQAKALFNERLPLYRSLADIEISVSGKSSAERVSEIVRLLRA; from the coding sequence ATGGCTGAAAATATTATTTTGATCGGTTTTATGGGGGTCGGTAAAGGGCAAACTGCACGGACCCTTGCTGAGCAAACCGGTCGTTTTACCGTGGATACTGATGACCTGATCGAAAGTATGGTCAATATGAAGATACGAACCATCTTTGCCAAACAGGGAGAACCGGAATTTCGTCGTTTGGAGCAGAAGGCGGCAGACTGGCTGGAATATCATGTCACAGGAACGGTTATCTCCACGGGCGGTGGCTTTTTCAAGGTGAGGAATCTGAGTAGATTAGGCAAGGTGGTGTACCTACATTCTTCTGTAGAAGATATCTATCAGTCTATTTGTGATCATCCCAATGCCAAAAAGAAAATAAAAAAACGCCCCTTGCTGAAAGATTTGCAACAGGCTAAAGCGCTCTTTAATGAGCGCTTACCCCTTTACCGTAGCTTGGCGGATATTGAGATCTCAGTGAGCGGGAAAAGCAGTGCGGAGCGGGTCAGCGAAATAGTCCGTTTATTGCGCGCCTGA